A portion of the Toxoplasma gondii ME49 chromosome VIIb, whole genome shotgun sequence genome contains these proteins:
- a CDS encoding protein kinase (encoded by transcript TGME49_259710), with product MASAASLHRLFAQRAVQTLRCSRAPAASSLRSAFFGDCLKKEFLSPVSQGPLEKVSGQASCLVATRSAAGGAYYWARDRAVNYEDEAVQEWREKFNNLKPYNDKELRAWRRVFDSMDRDRDGFISRADLQKTPEFTLAKAQKLKYYDADKNNLIDFGEFVEALYNVDKEMFLESFEGFDQVDIQLEFDKYAIDDMSPTKKHIPESRVKEMMLDRKFTCVTSLDAKRLFQEMDVNKDGVVDLADFKECVQRR from the exons ATGGCTTCCGCAGCGTCTCTCCACCGCCTCTTCGCCCAGAgggctgtacagacactccgATGCTCTCGCGCCCCTGCAGCGAGCAGCTTgcgctctgcgttttttggAGATTGTCTGAAGAAGGAAtttctctcccctgtttCTCAAGGCCCTCTGGAGAAAGTCAGCGGTCAAGCCTCTTGCCTCGTCGCCACACGCAGCGCCGCTGGCGGCGCCTACTACTGGGCGCGAGACCGAGCAGTGAACTacgaagacgaagctgtccaggagtggagagaaaaattCAACAACCTCAAACCCTACAACGATAAAG AACTACGTGCGTGGCGGCGAGTCTTTGATTCGATGGACCGGGACAGAGACGGCTTCATCTCTCGCGCAGATTTGCAGAAGACTCCGGAGTTCACTTTGGCCAAGGCTCAGAAGCTGAAAT ACTACGACGCGGACAAAAACAACCTGATTGACTTCGGCGAGTTCGTGGAGGCTTTGTACAACGTTGACAAAGAAATGTTTCTTGAGTCTTTCGAGGGTTTCGATCAGGTCGACATTCAGCTGGAATTCGACAAATACGCCA TTGACGACATGAGCCCGACGAAGAAACACATTCCCGAATCGCGGGTGAAGGAAATGATGCTCGATCGCAAGTTCACCTGTGTCACGTCTCTGGACGCAAAGCGGCTCTTCCAGGAAATGGACGTCAACAAAGACGGAGTCGTTGACTTGGCGGACTTTAAGGAG TGTGTCCAGCGACGATGA